Proteins found in one Drosophila innubila isolate TH190305 chromosome X, UK_Dinn_1.0, whole genome shotgun sequence genomic segment:
- the LOC117783950 gene encoding coiled-coil domain-containing protein 86, producing MGQPKAKQDTATATATEVKEKPATQAKPKTKKLPKPEASIPRGQPKSNRPWKTPKQKFSKIKKTVNRLTFEKKEALRSEMRYIKEKSKEIKDQRKEAAVQHHQRRVENAERRLANERRSEIVQVIKNPAKLKRMKKKQMRMIEKRDLSQVKVV from the exons ATGGGGcaaccaaaagcaaaacaggacacagcaactgcaactgcaactgaagtCAAGGAGAAGCCTGCAACGCAAGCCAAGCCGAAGACCAAGAAGTTGCCCAAACCAGAGGCGAGTATACCGCGCGGTCAACCCAAATCCAATCGACCCTGGAAGACGCCCAAGCAAAA ATTCAGTAAAATTAAGAAGACAGTGAATCGTTTGACATTTGAGAAGAAAGAGGCGCTGCGCAGCGAAATGCGTTACATTAAGGAAAAGTCCAAGGAGATCAAGGATCAGCGCAAGGAAGCCGCCGTTCAGCATCATCAGCGTCGTGTGGAAAACGCCGAACGACGTCTGGCGAACGAACGTCGCTCGGAGATTGTGCAAGTGATCAAGAATCCGGCTAAACTGAAGCGtatgaagaagaagcagatgcGTATGATCGAGAAACGTGATCTTAGCCAAGTTAAAGTGGTCTAA
- the LOC117793581 gene encoding solute carrier family 25 member 40: MPETKSQLNKNPHPNPSASYGLAATVQAQSKHTMTDPRFRIRPMQQVVSACTGAMITACFMTPLDVIKTRLQAQQSALLSNKCFLYCNGLMDHICPCGPNTPTPTASSHHAFNKLASASSSHFTGTIDAFIKISRSEGIGSLWSGLSPTLISALPSTIIYFVAYEQLKARFIDMHYKYLSPVPRAPYSRDIPMLVPMLAGVTARIMAVTFVSPIELIRTKMQSQKMTNAEMFSSVRQVVQSQGILGLWRGLPPTILRDVPFSGIYWTCYEYLKTSFNVVEPTFGFSFVAGAISGSVAATITTPFDVIKTHEQIEFGEKFIFADNPPKNVPANKSMADRLSSIYRLNGIRGIFSGLGPRLFKVAPACAIMISTFEYSKAFFYHYNVDQHNQLMNNLANDTTNAMQTYNTSAKTN; the protein is encoded by the exons ATGCCGGAGACAAAGTCACAATTAAATAAGAATCCGCATCCAAATCCAAGTGCTAGTTATGGATTGGCGGCAACAGTGCAGGCACAGTCCAAACATACAATGACAGATCCAAGATTTCGTATACGACCCATGCAACAAGTTGTGTCCGCATGCACTGGAGCTATGATAACCGCCTGCTTTA TGACGCCCTTGGACGTGATCAAGACTCGCTTGCAGGCACAACAATCGGCATTGTTATCCAACAAATGTTTCCTCTACTGCAATGGCCTTATGGATCACATTTGTCCCTGCGGTCCGAATACTCCAACGCCGACGGCCTCATCCCACCATGCATTTAACAAGCTCGCTTCAGCATCGTCCTCCCACTTTACGGGTACAATT GATGCATTCATCAAAATCAGCCGATCCGAGGGCATTGGTTCACTCTGGTCTGGTCTAAGTCCGACGCTGATTTCGGCGCTGCCCTCGACGATCATATACTTTGTGGCGTACGAGCAGTTGAAGGCACGTTTCATAGACATGCACTACAAGTACCTGTCGCCAGTTCCAAGAGCACCGTATAGTCGGGACATTCCAATGCTGGTGCCGATGTTGGCGGGCGTGACAGCTCGCATTATGGCCGTCACATTTGTCAGTCCCATTGAGCTGATACGCACCAAGATGCAATCACAGAAGATGACAAATGCCGAGATGTTCAGCTCGGTGCGTCAAGTGGTGCAATCACAGGGTATATTGGGCTTATGGCGTGGCCTGCCACCGACAATATTGCGGGATGTGCCATTTTCTGGGATTTACTGGACCTGTTACGAGTACCTTAAAACCAGTTTTAATGTCGTGGAACCAACGTTCGGCTTTAGTTTCGTGGCGGGTGCAATTTCGGGCTCT GTTGCTGCAACGATAACAACACCATTTGATGTCATCAAAACTCATGAGCAAATCGAGTTTGGTGAGAAATTCATATTTGCAG ATAATCCGCCAAAGAATGTGCCCGCCAACAAATCAATGGCCGATCGTTTGTCCAGCATTTATCGCTTGAATGGAATCCGTGGCATATTCTCGGGACTTGGACCGCGCCTATTTAAGGTGGCACCGGCCTGTGCAATCATGATTTCAACCTTCGAATACAGCAAGGCGTTCTTCTATCATTACAATGTGGACCAGCATAATCAATTGATGAATAATTTGGCAAACGACACAACAAATGCGATGCAAACATATAACACAAGTGCAAAGACAAACTGA
- the LOC117785056 gene encoding solute carrier family 25 member 40 gives MQEEPRSKHDKIEMDADEDAMRIPTSILIQDPRYRIKPMQQVISALFGGLITTFVVTPLEVVKTRVQTQAQNASKKRMVVSKLCYVFHNGLMAHVCKPNANDCVQKLGAKASNLRPLRGAMDAFVKIICSNGVSGLWSGLSPTLVSALPSTIIYFLTYEYLKQSFSNLYKFWQSPDQPMPSNVNATVEGNNLVTTSQVPYTAPSIVPMASGICARTVVVTAITPLEMVRIKMQSGYITYTELWVVIRSLIKSHGILGLWRGWPPTVMRDAPFSGTYWAAYESMKRVCNVTEPTFWFSFVTGAAAGALATLVTMPFDLVTTHTQIELGQDVLYSDSSGQAKGGANATAASSAAATGSGKQSSVISRISMIYRQQGIRGLYVGVLPRMLRVVPACAIMISTFEYSKSFFFHHNLDLQEASYRRAH, from the exons ATGCAAGAGGAGCCAAGGTCAAAGCATGATAAGATCGAGATGGATGCGGATGAGGATGCAATGCGTATACCAACCTCGATATTGATACAGGATCCGCGTTATCGCATCAAGCCCATGCAACAGGTCATTTCGGCATTGTTTGGTGGCCTCATCACCACATTTGTTG TGACACCGCTCGAGGTGGTCAAGACTCGTGTCCAGACACAGGCTCAGAATGCGTCCAAGAAACGTATGGTTGTATCCAAATTATGCTATGTTTTTCACAATGGTCTCATGGCGCATGTTTGTAAACCGAATGCCAATGATTGTGTGCAGAAACTTGGAGCCAAAGCATCCAACTTGCGTCCACTGCGTGGTGCAATG GATGCCTTTGTCAAAATAATCTGCTCCAATGGCGTCTCTGGCCTCTGGTCCGGATTAAGTCCAACGCTCGTTTCGGCGCTGCCATCGACAATCATCTATTTTCTGACCTACGAGTATCTGAAGCAATCGTTTtccaatttgtataaattttggCAATCTCCCGACCAGCCGATGCCTTCCAATGTCAATGCCACAGTCGAGGGCAATAACTTGGTGACAACAAGCCAAGTTCCATATACAGCGCCATCTATTGTGCCCATGGCATCGGGAATCTGTGCACGCACAGTGGTTGTGACTGCTATCACGCCACTGGAAATGGTGCGCATTAAGATGCAATCGGGTTACATCACATACACCGAGCTGTGGGTGGTTATTCGTTCGCTGATTAAATCCCATGGCATACTGGGACTCTGGCGCGGTTGGCCGCCCACTGTTATGCGGGATGCACCATTTTCGGGTACTTATTGGGCTGCCTACGAGTCCATGAAACGTGTCTGCAACGTCACGGAGCCGACATTCTGGTTTAGCTTTGTCACTGGAGCTGCAGCCGGCGCA TTAGCCACGTTGGTAACAATGCCCTTCGATTTGGTAACAACGCATACACAAATTGAGCTCGGACAAGATGTGCTCTACTCGGATTCATCGGGTCAGGCTAAAGGTGGCGCCAATGCAACCGCCGCCTCCTCTGCCGCTGCAACTGGTTCAGGCAAACAGTCGTCGGTGATATCACGCATAAGCATGATTTATCGTCAGCAGGGTATAAGGGGTCTTTACGTTGGTGTCCTGCCACGTATGTTGCGCGTGGTGCCAGCCTGTGCGATTATGATCTCGACATTTGAGTATAGCAAGTCCTTCTTTTTCCACCACAACCTCGATTTGCAAGAAGCCT CATATCGACGAGCTCATTGA